One window from the genome of Verrucomicrobiia bacterium encodes:
- a CDS encoding sigma-70 family RNA polymerase sigma factor encodes MVPSADRPNASDSGVAEDVGLLRRVGERDEAAFARLYDRFARPLYSVALHVVRDPITAEEVLQEVFLRIWDTAGQYDAGCGKPLTWAVVLTRNKAIDRLRANDRRRRLAEAYEARGDAPAAVTVETGSRALGEREEAALLRRALDDLPAEQRAPIELAFLSGYTQTEIASQLQLPLGTVKARIRRGMLQLRARLERGTLDTESMAPEMA; translated from the coding sequence ATGGTGCCGTCTGCGGATCGACCGAACGCCTCCGATTCCGGAGTGGCCGAGGACGTGGGGTTGCTGCGGCGGGTGGGGGAACGGGATGAGGCTGCGTTTGCGCGGTTGTACGACCGGTTTGCGCGGCCGCTGTATTCCGTGGCGCTTCATGTGGTGCGCGATCCGATCACGGCGGAAGAGGTGTTGCAGGAGGTGTTCCTGCGGATTTGGGACACGGCGGGCCAGTACGACGCCGGCTGCGGCAAGCCGCTGACGTGGGCGGTGGTATTGACGAGGAACAAGGCGATCGACCGGTTGCGGGCGAACGATCGCCGTCGTCGGCTGGCCGAGGCCTACGAGGCGCGGGGCGATGCCCCTGCGGCGGTGACCGTAGAGACGGGGAGCCGGGCCCTGGGCGAGCGGGAGGAGGCGGCGCTGTTGCGCCGGGCTCTTGATGATCTCCCTGCGGAGCAGCGGGCGCCGATCGAACTGGCATTCCTATCCGGATACACGCAGACCGAGATTGCCTCGCAGCTTCAGCTCCCGCTGGGGACGGTGAAGGCACGGATCCGGCGGGGGATGTTGCAATTGCGTGCACGGCTGGAGCGCGGCACGCTGGACACGGAATCGATGGCCCCGGAGATGGCATGA
- a CDS encoding cupin domain-containing protein, which yields MSTEELETLAALHAAGALDGEERRVFEARLASGEFEAKEELRRFREVAARVALACAPVADPPAGLRERVLGAVRSRAPVAAAVPPVPDSDGLHFVMGSEEDGWQALPVPGARVKLLSLVKERGYAVVLGKLDPGAQYPPHRHLHAEQVFVLSGDLSIGERRLGPGDFHQADAGTWHRVNRSEAGCTILAVISIEDLMAQQQGVPA from the coding sequence ATGAGCACCGAGGAACTTGAAACGTTGGCCGCGTTGCATGCGGCCGGTGCCCTCGACGGGGAGGAGCGGCGGGTTTTCGAGGCGCGGCTGGCCTCCGGCGAGTTCGAGGCGAAGGAAGAGTTGCGGCGATTTCGGGAGGTCGCGGCACGGGTGGCGTTGGCCTGCGCGCCCGTCGCCGATCCGCCGGCCGGGCTTCGAGAGCGGGTTTTGGGAGCGGTGCGGTCGCGGGCCCCTGTTGCCGCGGCGGTTCCACCGGTGCCGGATTCTGACGGGCTGCATTTTGTGATGGGATCCGAGGAGGACGGCTGGCAGGCGCTGCCGGTGCCGGGCGCCCGGGTGAAGCTGCTCTCCCTGGTTAAGGAGCGGGGATATGCGGTGGTGCTTGGGAAGCTGGATCCCGGGGCCCAATACCCGCCGCATCGGCACCTTCACGCCGAGCAGGTTTTCGTCCTGTCCGGGGATCTGTCCATCGGGGAGCGGCGGCTGGGTCCGGGGGACTTTCACCAGGCGGATGCCGGGACGTGGCACCGGGTCAACCGGTCGGAGGCGGGCTGTACAATCCTGGCGGTCATTTCGATCGAGGATCTGATGGCGCAGCAGCAGGGTGTGCCGGCGTGA